Proteins from one Suncus etruscus isolate mSunEtr1 chromosome 3, mSunEtr1.pri.cur, whole genome shotgun sequence genomic window:
- the HLX gene encoding H2.0-like homeobox protein, with product MFAAGLAPFYASNFSLWSAAYCSSAGPAGCSFPLDPAASKKPSFCIADILQAGVGDPGAAPDGLVGASAAALTAHLGSAHPHASFQSAARSPLRPTPVVAPSEVPAGFPPRLSPLSAAYHHHHSPQTQPPGRAGAPQQSLSSTAAARGLPNTHQGASVPAPSSKDLKFGIDRILSAEFDPKVKEGNTLRDLTSLLTGARPAGVRLPGLQPSTGQFFASIEPINEASAILSPLSSNPRNSVQHQFQDTFPGPYAVLTKDTMPQTYKRKRSWSRAVFSNLQRKGLEKRFEIQKYVTKPDRKQLAAMLGLTDAQVKVWFQNRRMKWRHSKEAQAQKDKDKEVGEKPSGGTAAGDGEAEERSPSRSEGEMESESSGSEALDLASSDTEERTEAATAERALPPTTVIKAPTAGALLVASSGCGGGGGAFGFTGLGSTSNGSSGGSAGVVGSLSSSAAEQHPEAQPTASSAPQSPEPPLGGV from the exons ATGTTCGCCGCCGGTCTGGCTCCGTTCTACGCCTCCAACTTCAGCCTCTGGTCGGCCGCGTACTGCTCCTCGGCCGGCCCGGCAGGCTGCTCCTTCCCTCTCGACCCTGCGGCCTCCAAAAAACCTTCCTTCTGCATTGCGGACATTCTGCAGGCCGGCGTCGGGGATCCCGGGGCGGCCCCGGACGGACTGGTGGGCGCCTCGGCCGCCGCTCTCACCGCGCACTTGGGTTCGGCTCACCCGCACGCCTCGTTCCAGTCGGCCGCCAGGTCCCCGCTGCGACCCACGCCGGTGGTGGCGCCCTCCGAAGTCCCGGCCGGCTTCCCGCCGCGGCTATCACCGCTCTCCGCCGCCTATCACCACCATCACTCGCCGCAGACACAGCCCCCGGGCCGGGCCGGCGCCCCCCAACAATCCCTGAGCTCCACGGCTGCCGCCCGGGGACTCCCGAACACTCACCAGGGCGCTTCGGTCCCGGCACCCTCCAGCAAGGACCTCAAATTTGGAATTGACCGCATTCTCTCGGCAGAATTTGACCCCAAAGTCAAAGAAGGAAACACACTGAGAG ATCTCACGTCCCTGCTGACGGGTGCCCGGCCTGCGGGAGTGCGTCTTCCTGGGCTGCAGCCGTCTACGGGTCAATTCTTCGCCTCCATAGAACCCATCAACGAGGCTTCGGCCATCCTGAGTCCCTTAAGCTCGAACCCGAGAAATTCAGTCCAGCATCAGTTTCAAGACACGTTTCCAG GTCCCTATGCGGTCCTCACCAAGGATACCATGCCGCAGACCTACAAGAGGAAGCGCTCCTGGTCGCGGGCTGTCTTCTCTAACCTGCAGAGGAAAGGCCTGGAGAAGAGGTTTGAGATTCAGAAGTACGTGACCAAGCCAGATCGGAAGCAGCTGGCAGCGATGCTGGGCCTGACCGATGCGCAG GTGAAAGTGTGGTTCCAGAACCGGCGCATGAAATGGCGACACTCCAAGGAGGCCCAGGCGCAGAAGGACAAAGACAAGGAAGTGGGCGAGAAGCCGTCGGGCGGCACAGCGGCCGGGGACGGCGAGGCAGAGGAGCGGAGCCCAAGCCGTTccgagggagagatggagagcgAGAGCAGCGGCTCCGAGGCCCTGGACCTGGCCTCTAGCGACACCGAGGAGCGGACTGAGGCTGCCACGGCCGAGCGAGCTCTGCCCCCGACGACGGTCATCAAGGCCCCGACGGCCGGCGCGCTGCTCGTGGCCAGCAGTGGATGCGGTGGCGGAGGCGGTGCTTTCGGCTTCACGGGCCTGGGGAGCACGAGTAATGGCAGCAGCGGTGGCAGCGCTGGTGTCGTGGGCAGCCTAAGCAGTAGCGCGGCCGAGCAGCACCCCGAAGCCCAGCCCACAGCCAGCAGCGCCCCGCAAAGCCCAGAGCCGCCCCTCGGCGGCGTGTAG